The following are from one region of the Stigmatopora argus isolate UIUO_Sarg chromosome 9, RoL_Sarg_1.0, whole genome shotgun sequence genome:
- the LOC144082971 gene encoding LON peptidase N-terminal domain and RING finger protein 1-like — MSERVLQRAIIVAEYCKKTTSMELLECRLCLFPIWEPVTIPCGHTFCRRCAVAYIPSKCPICKERLKQRDMRNAKNNVLLIRVIEKCCPQDAKIKRQLQEKLRAKQYQEALLVANDGIHQVPEDPSLKLYRAEACCGLLLFSDALADLDYLCSLRPLWTEGFFRKGNILLEMAQKTESLIQFHHCLKLQADFVPAKNHIKKILEAEGISVPEEAACIIQLLGEYLKASYPITSLSGTLVTHPDDLKHPHGNVVSNNKRDAYQLRAADASSNPKLDNSTECCLSLCQAVSFLPASEDDEETMTRKEDGPGDKTLHVLTASDFECPLCIRLFHEPVTTPCGHTFCKNCIERSLDHNVRCPLCKQPLQEYLKNRKYNITGVILDIMDGLFPAQLAERKEIHEAEMAELSNLTKDIPIFVCTVAYPGVACPLHIFEPRYRLMMRRCMETGTKKFGMCSYEHSKGFADYGCMLEIHSLELLPDGRSYVDSLGSNRFRVLKRGLRDGYHTADIEYLEDIKVEGSELELLQRLHDSVYQQAQDWYQRLGSRMRDQINRQYGIMPSIEENIQASSNGPAWCWWLLSVLQLDPSYQTTVLSLSSLKDRLGHLRLILEYFSQS; from the exons ATGTCAGAACGTGTTCTTCAAAGAGCAATAATTGTCGCCGAATACTGCAAGAAGACCACATCCATGGAGCTGCTGGAGTGCCGACTTTGCCTCTTTCCCATTTGGGAACCGGTGACCATACCTTGCGGTCACACCTTCTGCAGAAGGTGTGCAGTGGCCTACATCCCCTCTAAATGTCCGATCTGCAAAGAGAGGTTAAAACAGAGGGATATGAGGAACGCGAAGAACAATGTTTTACTTATCCGTGTCATTGAGAAGTGCTGCCCCCAGGATGCAAAGATCAAGCGGCAATTGCAGGAGAAGCTACGAGCCAAACAGTACCAAGAGGCTTTACTTGTTGCCAACGACGGGATACATCAAG TTCCTGAAGATCCCAGTCTAAAGCTATACAGAGCTGAAGCATGCTGTGGCCTGCTGCTTTTCTCTGATGCTCTGGCAGACCTTGATTACCTCTGTTCTCTTAGGCCATTATGGACTGAG ggcttttttcgtaaagggaACATACTGCTAGAAATGGCTCAGAAGACAGAATCCCTCATCCAGTTTCATCATTGCCTCAAACTTCAAGCTGACTTTGTTCCTGCTAAGAATCACATCAAGAAG ATTCTAGAAGCAGAGGGAATCTCAGTGCCCGAGGAAGCGGCTTGCATTATCCAGCTTTTAGGTGAATACTTGAAAGCTTCCTACCCGATTACAAGCCTAAGTGGCACCCTGGTAACCCATCCTGATGACCTCAAACATCCACATGGAAATGTAGTGAGCAACAATAAGAGAGACGCATACCAGTTGCGTGCTGCAGACGCG AGCTCAAACCCGAAGCTCGACAATAGCACAGAATGTTGCTTGAGCCTTTGCCAAGCTGTCTCCTTCCTGCCAGCTAGTGAAGATGATGAGGAGACGATGACAAGAAAGGAGGATG GTCCCGGTGATAAAACTCTTCACGTACTCACTGCGTCAGACTTTGAATGCCCTCTCTGCATCAG GTTGTTCCATGAGCCAGTTACCACTCCATGTGGCCACACTTTCTGTAAAAACTGCATAGAAAGGAGTCTAGACCACAACGTCCGCTGTCCACTGTGTAAGCAGCCCCTACAAGAG tACTTGAAAAATAGAAAGTATAACATCACTGGTGTGATTCTGGATATCATGGACGgcctttttcctgcacagttgGCTGAAAGGAAAGAAATCCATGAAGCTGAAATGGCTGAACTTTCAAA CCTCACAAAGGACATCCCGATTTTTGTTTGCACTGTGGCATACCCAGGTGTAGCGTGCCCCCTGCACATCTTTGAACCTCGATACCGACTGATGATGCGTCGCTGTATGGAGACAGGAACTAAGAAGTTTGGCATGTGCAGCTACGAACATAGCAAAGG ATTTGCAGATTATGGCTGCATGCTGGAGATCCATAGCCTGGAGCTGCTACCAGATGGCCGGTCTTATGTGGACAGTCTGGGTAGCAACAGGTTCAGAGTCTTAAAAAGAGGTCTAAGGGATGGCTACCACACAGCTGATATTGAATATCTGGAAGATATCAAG GTTGAAGGAAGTGAATTAGAGCTACTGCAGCGTCTTCATGACAGTGTCTATCAACAAGCTCAGGACTGGTATCAGCGCCTTGGCAGCCGCATGAGAGACCAGATAAACAGGCAATATGGCATCATGCCTAGTATTGAGGAGAATATCCAG GCGTCATCAAATGGTCCAGCTTGGTGCTGGTGGCTCCTCTCAGTCCTCCAGTTAGACCCTTCCTATCAAACCACGGTCCTTTCCCTCTCCTCACTTAAAGACCGTTTAGGTCACCTTCGCCTCATTCTTGAGTACTTCTCTCAAAGTTGA